The genomic segment AAATTTGTGCCGCTTGAAAGATTAAAATAACTCtaacgaattaaaaaaaaaaaaacaaaaaaaagagaacttGAAATGagatgaataaaaaaaaaacaagggtataaaaaaaatattaatgtaAGATGTCAGTTACTTACGAAATGTGTGAATGGGTTGTACATATATCGAAGTTAGTGTtttaagtatcgattgttagtagtAAGTTGGTATtttaagtatcgattgttagtattaAGTTGACTCTGGAAAAGGCCACACTGGAGAGTTCCTCCTTCTTCTTCCGGAAACGACCAAACGAGACAGACGCACTAGCTGCGCTGCTCCCAATTAATCTCTTGCCATCGCTAATTATACTTatctttttagaaaataaataccCTATTATagctcagaagtgggatgactACCCGAAAGGATAAATATTTCGGGACAAGGCAGGCCACACCCTCCGCGTCTAAGGTAGCCGCCTCCACGCCCGCCGCTACCACTGACTCTATTGCCGTATCTGCTGCGACCGCGACTCCCGCCGTGCCCACTGCTGTGCctgccgctgcagtaccggTTGCCACTGTGCCGGCCGCTGCTGACGTGCCCACTGCCGTGCCTTCCGCTGCGGTACCCGTTACCGCTGTGCCTGCCGCTGCAGCCGTGCTCACCACAGCTGTACCCACTACCGTGCCTGCTGCTGCAGTATCTGTTGTTGCTGCGCCCTCcgctgctgtacccgccgttACATCCACTGCTGCACTCGCTGCCGCCGCATCCACTGCTGTACGCGCCGCCGCatccactgctgcacccgcctCCACTGTACGCTCTGACGCCTTATGTGATGCTGTGCCCGCCTCTGCTGTGTCCGCCTCTGCTGTGCCTGCCTCTGCTGTGCCCGCTGATGGGGTGTCCGCCGCATGTCTGCTATGCGGGCTGCTGTCTCGCTGGTCGCACCCGTTACTAACCCTGACGTTCCCTCGGCcgcggacccatgggaagaTATGCCCGCCCGACTACCATCCGTGCCGTCTGCCGCTGCCGCTATCACACCTGCCGcttccgcctcccccagcTGGACGAGCAACTGACGATGCTACGGAAACAGCATGAGCTGCTAGAGCTGCAGCAGCAGATCCTCAAGCTGCAGCAGGGTATGGATGAATTCCGAGCACCGAGGCAACCAGTCAGTGACTTGAGTGTGATCGAGAGCATGGTGGCCCGATTCTCAGCGGATACTGCATACGATGTAAAGAAATGGTTGAACGATCTGGAGGACGCGTTTGAAATACTGCAGTTGAATGATCGCCTACGTTTGATTGCATGCCGTCGCATTCTGGAAGGGACGGCGGCGGTGTTcctgcgcacggtatcggtgcacagctatGGAGAACTTAAAGCAATCCTCCTCCGAGAGTTTGGACGCTCGCGCAGTGTTGAAgaagtgtaccacgctctgCGTAGCCGGCGCATTAAGGCAGGCGAAGGATGCTTGAtattcgcaatcgagatgcaggagattgccatgaatgctccgattccggagaacgagTTGGTCGACATGATTATCGATGGACTCCGGGACAattctactcgagtcggcatgctgtactcagctcgCACGGTGGCCGAATtgaagcccctactggaacgctaAGAGCGCTACCAGTTTCAGTATGAAGGTGCAGCCAACCACAACTGCCTCGTCGTCTGGGAACAAATCCTCAGGCACTGCCGTAAGTGAGACCGATGTTTCAACTGCTCGGGATGGGGGCATTATAAAAGCCAATGCCCGAAGCCGATCAGACCGCCGAACTCCTgcttcaagtgtggcatagtgggccacatTTATAAGAACTGCCCGTCTCGGATGCCGCCACTACTGCCGCCAccactgccgccgccgctcCTGATGATGTGGGAAATAGATTAAACCATctacaactggtgagtgttgcttttgtttgtgatgaagtgcaagataggaaatttataaatatgttttCCCTTCTCGACTCGGGCAGTCCGAAGAGTTTTATCCGTGAATCTGAAGTCCCCcccaactgccgtcttagtCCCAGTAAattgaactgccgtggtttaggaaatagccaactttGGTCTttaggccaagtccagtgtagtgCTCACCTCCGCAGTACGGAGACcatacatacgtttgaagttTTGCCGAACAaagcaaccgaactgccgatgattataggcAGATTTCTCAtgtataaaattattatttttttttttttttactaagtTACTTCCCAGCTCTTCGATCTTCCCCGATCTTTAAGGGTTAACGCCAACGCCAATGCAGTAATTGAGAGTTACAAATCTGAAAGAATAGAGagaaattttacaattatatGTTTTGTCAATTTGTAAACgttgttattgatttttttttttcgttatcGATGCTCTCATCACTAATGATAAAAACATATGGTTGTTAGTTGTAATGATATATTATGGTTTTGGTTAGtatgtttttataccatacacccatagggtgaaatggtatatttaagtcgccaaaatgtatgtaacaggcagaaggaagcatctccgaccccacaaagtatatatattcttgatcaggatcaaaaaccgagtcgatctagccatgtccgtctgtccgtccgtccgtccgtccgtccgtatgaaatcctagatctcggagactataagagctagagccaccaaatttggtatgcagtctcgtgtagtatgtacgcttatcgagtttgtttcaaatttttgccacgcccccttccgcccccggaatttacataaaactgtttttcttaaaaagtatggcagatagagacatcaaatttgggttatatacttgtttagttagcgcgcagaaaataattgttccaactttttgccacgaccccttccgcccccggaatttacataactctgattttcttaaaaactatgaacattaaatttggtatctaagctagcctaatagacgcgcagatattgacttttttaaaattttgccacgcccatttccgcccccgaaaattaaacaaaactgattttctcgaaaactaacaaagctaaagtcaccaaatttagtatgtatattggcttagtatgcgcgcagaatacatatattttaatatgttgccacgcccactttcgcctccataatttagaaaaaaccgattggctcttgcaattttttgaccatcgcgatcaaatttggcagactagtaaatcttatctatttctaacaaactaccaaatttgaaaatcggactagaaacatgcaaaatatgcgtatgaacgtattttgctacgcgatccataagggcagaattggccgttggctagcggcggcgctagagtgctcgtgtgtttgtagagtgagcgagatagcatatggtatgaggcatgttaaaacaatttaatagacatacatttggttttcgaaattttaaatatttgtttcacctggtgtatggtatacccaagtcggcgagacgacttacttacttcattagtTTATAAATCAATGTCAGCTAATCTTGCGAATgatgttaataatttatagTTGTTAATTGGCTCCTCAGCGAGAAACTGATAAATGTCATTGTATCGTAGAGGTTTGGAAATTTGTTTCTTATGAGCGTAAATTTGGTGCATTTTAATAATAAGTGGGATATGTGTATCTTCTTTTACATTGCAGGTGTCACATAAATCActgttgtttatatttattttataaagtGTATGTTTGTCGAATGCATGTCCGCTTAGTATtctgtttaattgttttatttccaaggattggaaaaattcttttttatggAACCATGGAGCCGAcgaaacaaaaggaaataacaaacaatatccTTTGTTTCTTTCGAAGCAAAAAGCATTATACTCATATTCCCAGTCagatttaattttgttatataaattattaatcgCGTCATTTATAGGCCATCTTGCTGAGATAAGGACTCCATTCGTTCTAGCGTTCTTTGCTGCAGCGTCCACTTGGTCTTTTTCTTGTATGTCGAC from the Drosophila willistoni isolate 14030-0811.24 unplaced genomic scaffold, UCI_dwil_1.1 Seg624, whole genome shotgun sequence genome contains:
- the LOC124461756 gene encoding uncharacterized protein LOC124461756, whose translation is MGRYARPTTIRAVCRCRYHTCRFRLPQLDEQLTMLRKQHELLELQQQILKLQQGMDEFRAPRQPVSDLSVIESMVARFSADTAYDVKKWLNDLEDAFEILQLNDRLRLIACRRILEGTAAVFLRTVSVHSYGELKAILLREFGRSRSVEEVYHALRSRRIKAGEGCLIFAIEMQEIAMNAPIPENELVDMIIDGLRDNSTRVGMLYSARTVAELKPLLER